Proteins from a single region of Hydra vulgaris chromosome 12, alternate assembly HydraT2T_AEP:
- the LOC136088148 gene encoding E3 SUMO-protein ligase ZBED1-like — translation MSKTNKSVIKKGIRKRSFVWTYFEKDQKNQTKCNICYKILPYNSSTSSMQSHLSIDHCINSKISKKSTILLNDDDISDIESGNENSFEETGHKKLNKLLINFIVGTDQPISIVRHPDFVNLVSELNKSYKMPCINTVSKKLIPSITDNLRSILMLELKGCHFITITCDVWSSLSKNSYLGVTCHFIDKNMILVDRNLDLRFMSEVKTAEYLFNTLNEIFSEWSISTKIFALVTDSGANIFSAVNKFDDNVLKIPCAGHRLNLVVNDLLNTRDIKVKKLKNGSKCYEVKDYDGNGKLINKEITESEVKEIEKINEGKLEIAKVISSCRHIVGSFKHSEMLQKKLREVQETLRYETKIKLVQDIAIRWNSQFDMIESILTNKTALDMISIEYQNIKDYLPTANEFKVLEDLCDLLHPIKELTKLFSGKKYVTVTFLFPTLYSLLNGILESQPIFTELVKTFQKELLRSLKGRFKYVFANDFFLAATFLDFKFRKFEFIKNDIDRYECITKAKMFIKTFYEMHLKESEEIDITIETNCLNNTLNSSNNSTDNTIKTFQQSSTPPFANTTTFVNNQRRKPINLIELVTDKSCCHLIENNDKLEKEINDYSLQYFQSYENSAIEFFQANQKLFPVLTQIARVIFSVPATSVPSECLFSSTGLIDTELRNRLAPSLLKQLVFIKENK, via the coding sequence atgtcaaaaacaaataaatccgTTATTAAGAAAGGAATAAGAAAACGAAGCTTCGTTTGgacatattttgaaaaagaccAAAAGAATCAAACAAAATGCAATATATGTTATAAGATTCTACCTTACAACAGTTCGACCAGTTCAATGCAATCCCATTTATCAATTGATCATTgcattaattcaaaaatatctaaaaaatcaacaattttaCTCAACGATGACGATATATCCGATATTGAGAGCGGTaatgaaaatagttttgaagagactggtcataaaaaattaaacaagttgttgataaactttattgttGGTACTGATCAGCCGATTTCGATAGTACGTCATCCagattttgtaaatttagttAGTGAGTTAAACAAAAGCTACAAAATGCCATGCATAAATACGGTGAGCAAAAAATTAATTCCATCAATTACGGACAATCTAAGATCAATTTTAATGCTAGAATTGAAGGGATGTCATTTCATTACAATTACTTGTGATGTTTGGTCATCATTGAGTAAAAACAGCTACCTCGGTGTGACTTGtcattttattgacaaaaatatgatTCTGGTTGACCGAAACCTGGATCTTAGGTTTATGTCTGAAGTGAAAACagctgaatatttatttaatacgtTAAACGAAATCTTCAGTGAATGGTCAATCAGTACTAAGATTTTTGCACTAGTTACTGACTCAGGTGCAAACATTTTCtctgcagtaaataaatttgatgataatgtTCTTAAGATTCCATGTGCTGGTCATCGTTTGAATCTTGTGGTTAACGATCTTTTAAACACGAgagatataaaagtaaaaaaattaaaaaatggttcaAAGTGTTACGAAGTAAAGGATTACGACGGTAAtggaaaattaattaataaagaaattacagaaagtgaagttaaagaaattgaaaaaattaacgaaGGCAAATTGGAAATCGCCAAGGTAATTTCATCCTGTAGGCATATTGTTGGTTCATTTAAGCATTCGgagatgttacaaaaaaagttaagagaAGTTCAAGAAACACTTCGatatgaaactaaaataaagttagtaCAGGATATAGCTATTCGCTGGAATAGCCAATTCGATATGATTGAATctatattaactaataaaactgCGTTGGATATGATAAGCATTGAAtaccaaaatataaaagactATCTTCCCACTGCTAATGAATTTAAGGTGCTGGAGGATTTATGTGATTTGTTACACCCAATTAAAGagctaacaaaactttttagcgGAAAGAAATATGTTACAGTAACATTTCTGTTTCCAACATTGTATTCTCTACTAAATGGAATACTTGAATCGCAACCCATTTTTACAGAACTAGTTAAGACTTTTCAAAAGGAATTATTAAGGTCTCTAAAAGGACgttttaaatacgtttttgctaatgattttttcttagcagctacttttcttgatttcaaatttcgtaaatttgagtttatcaaaaatgatatcGATAGATATGAATGCATTACAAaggcaaaaatgtttataaaaacattttatgaaatgcatctaaaagaatCCGAAGAAATCGATATaacaattgaaacaaattgtttaaataacacTTTAAACTCATCAAACAACTCAACTGACAATACCATAAAAACATTTCAGCAATCGTCAACGCCACCGTTTGCAAATACTACTACTTTCGTTAACAACCAAAGACGAAAGCCAATCAACTTAATTGAACTTGTAACAGATAAATCATGTTGTCATTTAATTGAAAACAATGATAAACTGGAAAAAGAAATAAACGATTACAGTCTGCAATACTTTCAGAGCTACGAAAATAGTGCCATCGAATTTTTCCAAGCTAATCAAAAATTGTTCCCGGTTTTAACACAAATTGCACGGGTAATATTTTCAGTTCCAGCGACATCGGTACCATCAGAATGTTTATTTAGTTCAACCGGTTTAATAGATACGGAGCTACGGAACCGGCTGGCGCCGAGCTTATTGAAGCAGttggtttttattaaagaaaacaaataa